Below is a window of Deltaproteobacteria bacterium DNA.
TCGCCGGACTGATCACCGGGGTCGGGGCGATCGCGTTTTTTGTCGGAATTGAATGGCTGAAATTTTTTTTGCTGCACCAGTTGGCCGGACTGCACCTCCCCGGGCCGGCGGGTGAAGAGATTTTCCATGGCGAGGCCGGGCCATACCGTCCCTGGCTCTTGTTTTGTTTTTTGGTGCCCGTGGGGCTGATCACCGGCTATCTGGTGCATCGTTTCGTGCCGTCGACTCGGCATGGCGGCACGGATGGCACGGACACCATGGTCAAGACATTTCATCACCAGGAAGGGCGGCTGAAGCCTCTTGTACCGCTGATTCGGGTCGGCACGTCCATACTGACCATCGGCGCGGGTGGCAGCGCCGGGCGCGAGGGCCCAATTTCCCTGCTGGGGGCTGGTTGCGGGGCGTGGCTGGCCGACAAGCTGCATCTGTCCGCCAAGGAACGGCGGGTGCTGCTTCTGGCCGGGGCGGCCGGTGGGCTGGGCGCCATTTTCCGGGCGCCATTGGGCGGGGCCCTGACCGCCGTCGAGGTCGTTTACCGGGAAGACTTCGAGGCCGAGGCCATTTTGCCTTCGGTGATCTCCTCGGTGGTCTCCTATTCCCTTTTTACCCTTGTCTTTGGCGCCGAGCCGATTTTTGGCATTCCAAGTTTCGAGTTTTCGGATATCCGCGAGCTGCCCATCCACGCCCTGCTTGGCGTTGCCTGTGCCGTGACCGGCTGGTTTTACGTGCGCACCTTCCGCGCGATCAAGTACAAGATATTTTGGCCCTTGACCGACCGCCTTGGCTTTATCCCGGTCATGGGTTTGGGCGCCTTCGCCATGGCCTTGATCGGCTACGCGTTTCCGCAACTGTTGTGCGGGGGATACGGGTGGTTGGAGCTGGCCATCCTGGGCAAGGTGTCCCTGACCGCGATGGGCGGGCTTTTGATCGGCAAGACCTTGGCCACGTCCGTGGTTATCGGATCGGGCATGAGCGGGGGCATGTTTGCTCCGGCCCTGTTCGTGGGGGGCATGACCGGCGGTTTGGTCGGGCAGGTGGCCCAGCGCCTTTTTCCATCCGTCGTGGCCGAGCCGGGCGGGTATGTCATGGTCGGCATGGCCGCCTTTTTCGCGGGCATCGCCAAGGCCCCCATCGGCCCCCTGGTCATGGTTTGCGAATTGACCCAGGGCTATGGTTTGCTGGCGCCACTCATGCTGGCCTCGGCCATGGCGTTGTTTTTAAGCCGGAATGTGCACCTGTACGACAACCAGGTCGATAACAAATTCGAGTCTCCGGCCCATGTCGGCGACGCGACCATCAACATTTTGGAACAAGAGCGGGTGGCCGGTCATTATCATCCGGGTCGGGTGACCGTGGTCGAGGCGGGAACGAATTTTGCCGCCCTGACGGATATCATCGCCAATTCCAATGAATTGTGTTTTCCGGTTCGGGGCGAGGGCGACGCCATTGTTGGTCTGTTGGCCGTGCAGGATTTACGCAAGGTGCTCTTCGAGGACTGTCTGGCCGAATTGCTCGTGGCCGGCGATGTCGCCCGGCCAGCTGTTTTGCTGACCCCGGACGAGGATTTGTACATGGCCCTGCTCAAATTCGTGGAAGCCGATTTGCCCGAGTTGCCCGTGGTCGATCCGGACCGGCCGTCCTCGGTTCTGGGGTTGCTGGCCAGGGAGGACGTCTTCCGGGCCTATGCCCGGACCTT
It encodes the following:
- a CDS encoding chloride channel protein — its product is MPAFLQPVIRVYVWFLRNFHAALNIKWLALGVVAGLITGVGAIAFFVGIEWLKFFLLHQLAGLHLPGPAGEEIFHGEAGPYRPWLLFCFLVPVGLITGYLVHRFVPSTRHGGTDGTDTMVKTFHHQEGRLKPLVPLIRVGTSILTIGAGGSAGREGPISLLGAGCGAWLADKLHLSAKERRVLLLAGAAGGLGAIFRAPLGGALTAVEVVYREDFEAEAILPSVISSVVSYSLFTLVFGAEPIFGIPSFEFSDIRELPIHALLGVACAVTGWFYVRTFRAIKYKIFWPLTDRLGFIPVMGLGAFAMALIGYAFPQLLCGGYGWLELAILGKVSLTAMGGLLIGKTLATSVVIGSGMSGGMFAPALFVGGMTGGLVGQVAQRLFPSVVAEPGGYVMVGMAAFFAGIAKAPIGPLVMVCELTQGYGLLAPLMLASAMALFLSRNVHLYDNQVDNKFESPAHVGDATINILEQERVAGHYHPGRVTVVEAGTNFAALTDIIANSNELCFPVRGEGDAIVGLLAVQDLRKVLFEDCLAELLVAGDVARPAVLLTPDEDLYMALLKFVEADLPELPVVDPDRPSSVLGLLAREDVFRAYARTLKRLKGTA